In the Pseudothauera hydrothermalis genome, one interval contains:
- the ureG gene encoding urease accessory protein UreG yields MNNNQALRVGIGGPVGSGKTALTLALCRALRDKYNIAVVTNDIYTAEDAQFLVRHQALEAERIIGVETGGCPHTAIREDASINLEAVDRLNRRFPGLDIIFIESGGDNLAATFSPELSDLTLYVIDVSAGDKIPRKGGPGITRSDLLVINKIDLAPLVGASLEVMDRDARKMRGQRPFVFSNQKTGQGLTEIIGFIERQGLLRHAAAG; encoded by the coding sequence ATGAACAACAACCAAGCCTTGCGAGTCGGCATCGGCGGACCGGTCGGTTCCGGCAAGACCGCGCTGACGCTGGCGCTGTGTCGGGCACTGCGTGACAAGTACAACATCGCGGTGGTCACCAACGACATTTATACCGCCGAGGATGCGCAGTTTCTGGTGCGTCATCAGGCGCTCGAAGCGGAGCGCATCATCGGCGTGGAAACCGGTGGCTGCCCGCACACCGCGATCCGTGAGGACGCCTCGATCAACCTGGAGGCGGTCGACCGCCTGAACCGGCGCTTTCCGGGGCTGGACATCATTTTCATCGAGTCCGGCGGCGATAACCTGGCGGCGACGTTTTCGCCGGAACTCTCCGATCTGACCCTCTACGTCATCGATGTGTCGGCGGGCGACAAAATCCCGCGCAAGGGCGGGCCCGGCATTACCCGCAGCGATCTGCTGGTCATCAATAAAATCGACCTCGCGCCGCTGGTGGGCGCCTCGTTGGAGGTCATGGACCGCGATGCCCGCAAGATGCGCGGCCAACGCCCTTTTGTGTTCAGCAACCAGAAAACCGGTCAGGGCTTGACTGAAATCATCGGGTTCATAGAACGTCAGGGCCTGCTGCGGCATGCTGCGGCCGGCTAA
- a CDS encoding HupE/UreJ family protein — MKLIRFAGSVGLALWAGASAAHPGAHESASFLSGFSHPLGGVDHLLAMLAVGLYAARQGGRQRWALPTAFVLAMLAGAGADALGIALPAVEAGIAASVLVLGLLIATAARLPVAVALPLVAVFALFHGHAHHAEMGDSTLLAYTAGFALATAALHAAGFLVGRWLPQTVWGQRLQRASGALIAGAGAVFLGT, encoded by the coding sequence ATGAAGCTCATCCGCTTTGCTGGTTCTGTCGGTCTGGCGCTGTGGGCTGGCGCCAGTGCGGCCCATCCGGGGGCGCATGAATCGGCCAGTTTTCTGTCCGGTTTCAGCCATCCGTTGGGCGGTGTCGATCATTTGTTGGCCATGCTCGCGGTCGGTCTTTATGCCGCGCGTCAGGGTGGCCGCCAGCGCTGGGCGCTGCCCACCGCATTCGTGCTGGCGATGCTTGCCGGCGCTGGCGCCGATGCGCTGGGTATCGCGCTGCCGGCGGTGGAGGCCGGCATTGCCGCATCGGTCTTGGTGCTGGGGCTTCTGATCGCTACTGCCGCGCGCTTGCCGGTGGCCGTTGCGCTGCCGCTGGTGGCGGTCTTTGCACTCTTTCATGGCCACGCCCATCACGCCGAGATGGGTGACAGCACGCTGCTTGCCTATACGGCGGGTTTTGCGCTGGCGACCGCGGCGCTGCACGCAGCCGGTTTTCTGGTGGGACGCTGGTTGCCGCAAACCGTGTGGGGGCAGCGTCTGCAACGTGCCAGCGGTGCGTTGATCGCCGGTGCGGGCGCGGTGTTTTTGGGAACGTGA
- a CDS encoding TrkH family potassium uptake protein: MRTFFPTLNALGLVLVLFGAVMGFPLAVSWWLDDGATYAYDEAIVITLAAGFLLWAVTRNGRRDLRTRDGFLLVAGTWVLTPVFAALPLLFYLPELSFTDAYFEAASGLTTTGATVLTGLDTLPISINLWRTFMHWIGGMGVIVLMVAVLPLLGIGGRQLFKAEAPGPLKETSLTPRIAETAKGLWTVYLLLTVACGVSLWAAGMPPWEALIHAFTITGLGGFSSKDASLGYFNSLSIEIVTMIFALAAGLNYGTHFLAWLRRSLRPYGTDPEIPWFFGVMALSTAMITLFLLPSNAHANFAETLRYVSFHVVSIATSLGLATYDYTLWPVFAQLWILFLGSFAPCSGSTGGGIKMIRAIMLYKQVYRELIRALHPRAEVPVRVGGANVPDTILHAVLAFSFLYMVSIVTLTLVLTASGLDVVTAFSAVVACINNTGPGLGAVGPAGNYQGLGDFQIWVLSFTMILGRLEIFTLLVVLTPSFWRR, translated from the coding sequence ATGCGCACCTTTTTTCCAACGCTCAACGCGCTGGGCTTGGTATTGGTCCTGTTCGGCGCGGTCATGGGTTTTCCGCTGGCGGTATCGTGGTGGCTGGACGACGGCGCCACCTACGCTTACGACGAAGCCATCGTTATCACGCTGGCGGCAGGCTTCCTGCTGTGGGCGGTGACCCGCAATGGCCGGCGCGATCTGCGTACCCGCGACGGCTTTCTGCTGGTGGCCGGCACCTGGGTGCTGACGCCGGTGTTCGCCGCGCTGCCGCTGCTGTTCTATCTGCCGGAACTGTCCTTCACCGACGCTTATTTCGAGGCGGCTTCGGGTTTGACTACCACCGGCGCCACGGTGCTTACCGGGCTGGATACGCTGCCGATTTCGATCAATTTATGGCGCACCTTCATGCATTGGATTGGCGGCATGGGGGTGATCGTGCTGATGGTGGCGGTGCTGCCGCTGCTGGGCATTGGCGGGCGTCAGTTGTTCAAGGCCGAAGCGCCCGGACCGCTGAAAGAAACCAGCCTCACACCGCGTATTGCCGAAACGGCCAAGGGTTTGTGGACGGTTTATCTGCTGCTCACCGTGGCCTGCGGTGTGAGCCTGTGGGCTGCGGGCATGCCGCCTTGGGAAGCGCTGATCCATGCTTTCACCATTACCGGGTTGGGCGGTTTTTCCAGCAAGGATGCGTCGCTGGGCTATTTCAACAGCCTGTCGATCGAGATCGTGACCATGATTTTTGCGCTGGCGGCTGGCCTGAACTACGGCACCCATTTTTTGGCCTGGCTGCGGCGCAGCTTGCGCCCCTATGGCACCGATCCGGAAATTCCGTGGTTTTTTGGGGTGATGGCGCTGAGCACGGCGATGATTACGCTGTTTCTGTTGCCGTCGAACGCTCATGCCAATTTCGCCGAAACCCTGCGCTATGTGTCGTTTCACGTGGTGTCGATTGCCACCTCGCTGGGCCTGGCGACTTACGACTACACCCTGTGGCCGGTTTTCGCTCAACTGTGGATCTTGTTTCTGGGCAGCTTTGCGCCGTGTTCGGGTTCCACGGGGGGCGGCATCAAGATGATCCGCGCGATCATGCTCTACAAGCAAGTGTATCGGGAGCTGATCCGTGCGCTGCATCCGCGCGCCGAGGTGCCGGTGCGGGTCGGTGGTGCCAATGTGCCCGATACCATTTTGCATGCGGTGCTCGCTTTCAGCTTTCTGTATATGGTGTCCATTGTCACGCTCACCCTGGTGCTCACCGCCAGCGGATTGGACGTGGTCACGGCGTTTTCGGCAGTAGTGGCTTGCATCAACAACACCGGCCCCGGCCTGGGCGCGGTGGGGCCGGCAGGCAATTACCAGGGTTTGGGCGACTTTCAGATCTGGGTGCTGTCTTTCACCATGATTCTCGGCCGGCTGGAAATTTTCACCCTGCTGGTGGTGCTCACGCCCTCGTTCTGGCGGCGCTGA
- the kdpE gene encoding two-component system response regulator KdpE, producing the protein MKSVAPAPVVVVVEDEPQIRRFLRSALSAHGCQVMEASNGERGLIEVGTRKPDLVIIDLGLPDMDGIELIRSLRGWSTVPVLILSARTDEADKVAALDAGADDYLTKPFGLAELLARLRALLRRTALARSGEPAVARFGDIEVDLAQRCVRRAGELVHLTPIEYKLLAHLVANAGRVLTHRHLLAEVWGPNHVEHTHYLRVHMASLRRKLEATPAFPRHLLTETGIGYRWV; encoded by the coding sequence ATGAAGAGCGTCGCGCCCGCGCCGGTAGTGGTCGTGGTCGAAGACGAGCCGCAGATCCGGCGCTTTTTGCGCAGCGCGCTGAGCGCCCACGGCTGTCAGGTGATGGAGGCGTCCAATGGCGAGCGCGGGCTGATCGAGGTGGGCACCCGCAAGCCCGACCTGGTAATCATTGACCTTGGCCTGCCGGACATGGACGGCATCGAGTTGATCCGCAGCTTGCGCGGCTGGAGCACCGTGCCGGTACTGATCCTGTCGGCGCGCACCGACGAAGCCGACAAGGTAGCCGCGCTCGATGCCGGTGCCGACGACTATCTGACCAAGCCGTTTGGCCTGGCCGAGCTGCTCGCCCGCCTGCGCGCGCTATTGCGTCGCACCGCGCTGGCGCGTAGCGGCGAACCGGCGGTAGCGCGCTTTGGCGACATCGAAGTGGATCTTGCCCAGCGCTGCGTGCGTCGCGCCGGCGAGCTGGTTCATCTCACCCCGATCGAATACAAACTGCTCGCCCACTTGGTGGCCAATGCCGGGCGCGTGCTCACCCATCGCCACCTGCTGGCCGAAGTCTGGGGCCCCAATCACGTCGAGCATACCCACTATTTGCGGGTGCATATGGCCAGCCTGCGGCGCAAACTGGAGGCCACGCCGGCTTTCCCGCGTCATCTGCTGACCGAGACCGGCATCGGTTATCGTTGGGTCTAA
- a CDS encoding DUF4118 domain-containing protein, with amino-acid sequence MPASVFSASPHRAGWHNYGLAVLSVGAIAAVGAPLLGHLDLANIAMLFPLAVLFSAVKLGRGPAVLAAFLSVALFDLFFVPPHFTLGVSDVQYLLTFAVLLLVALTTAELAARLRRQLEAAEQRERQTQALYGLARELSAALAVEQIDGHAKRFSREVFGCDGALWLPDAQNRLQPVASGCAAEAPPAALAVWLNGQAQRTSDGAGKPIRWLPLRAPMRVRGVLALSGEPAEPPPAPLLDAFSSLLAIALERLHYVAVARRTELEMESERLRNSLLAALSHDLRTPLTAIAGLADAVALTAPPLSSEQAELVAAIGAEAQRSSAQVAKLLEMARIESGGVRLRREWQPLEEVVGAALQARASLLGRHELAIDLPAELPLVDIDSVLFERVLCNLLENAAQYTPPGSRIEIRARADEDEIILQVGDNGLGLPPDRIDTLFAKFTRGHTESANGGFGLGLAIVQAVVAAHGGRVRGFNRATGGACFEIALPLGTAPALPQEAA; translated from the coding sequence ATGCCCGCTTCTGTTTTTTCCGCTTCACCCCATCGCGCCGGCTGGCATAACTATGGTTTGGCGGTGTTGTCGGTGGGGGCCATCGCGGCGGTAGGAGCACCGTTGCTCGGGCATTTGGATCTGGCCAACATCGCCATGCTGTTTCCGCTTGCGGTGCTGTTTTCGGCGGTCAAACTGGGCCGCGGTCCGGCGGTGTTGGCAGCCTTTCTGTCGGTGGCACTGTTCGATCTGTTTTTTGTGCCCCCGCATTTCACCCTGGGGGTGAGCGACGTCCAGTACCTGCTCACCTTCGCGGTGCTGCTGCTGGTCGCCCTGACCACCGCAGAGCTGGCCGCACGCCTGCGTCGGCAACTCGAGGCGGCCGAACAGCGCGAGCGGCAGACCCAGGCGCTCTATGGCCTGGCACGCGAGCTGTCGGCTGCGCTGGCGGTGGAGCAAATCGACGGGCACGCCAAACGCTTCAGCCGCGAAGTGTTCGGTTGTGACGGCGCGCTGTGGCTGCCCGATGCCCAGAACCGGCTACAGCCGGTCGCTTCCGGCTGCGCGGCCGAAGCGCCACCGGCCGCGCTGGCCGTCTGGCTCAACGGACAAGCACAGCGCACCAGCGACGGCGCCGGCAAGCCGATCCGCTGGCTGCCGCTGCGCGCGCCGATGCGGGTGCGCGGCGTGCTGGCGCTCTCCGGCGAGCCTGCTGAGCCCCCTCCGGCGCCGCTGCTCGACGCCTTCTCTAGCCTACTGGCCATCGCCCTGGAGCGCCTGCATTATGTGGCCGTGGCGCGCCGCACCGAACTGGAGATGGAATCCGAGCGCCTGCGCAACTCGTTGCTCGCCGCGCTTTCCCATGATCTGCGCACCCCGCTTACTGCCATCGCCGGCTTGGCCGACGCCGTGGCGCTCACCGCGCCGCCGCTGTCTAGCGAACAAGCCGAACTGGTGGCAGCGATCGGCGCCGAGGCGCAGCGCTCCAGCGCACAGGTAGCCAAGCTGCTCGAGATGGCGCGCATCGAATCCGGCGGTGTACGTCTGCGCCGCGAGTGGCAACCGCTGGAAGAAGTGGTCGGCGCCGCGCTGCAGGCGCGCGCCTCGTTGCTGGGGCGGCATGAGCTGGCAATCGATTTACCTGCCGAGCTGCCGCTGGTGGACATCGACAGCGTGTTGTTCGAGCGCGTGCTGTGTAACTTGCTGGAAAACGCCGCCCAATACACCCCGCCCGGCTCACGTATCGAAATCCGCGCCCGCGCCGACGAAGACGAAATCATTCTACAAGTCGGCGACAACGGCCTTGGCCTGCCACCGGATCGTATCGACACGCTGTTTGCCAAATTCACCCGCGGCCACACGGAATCGGCCAACGGCGGGTTCGGTCTGGGCCTGGCCATCGTGCAAGCGGTAGTTGCCGCGCACGGTGGCCGGGTGCGCGGGTTCAACCGCGCGACCGGCGGCGCCTGCTTCGAGATCGCCCTGCCGCTGGGCACCGCCCCGGCGCTGCCGCAGGAGGCCGCATGA
- a CDS encoding YitT family protein: MPATPQSARHNLLEDAQGLLAGALFVALSVVFFKHAGLLIGGTAGLTLLVHYASGLNFGLVYFLINIPFYVFAVRAMGWEFTLKTFCAVLLLSVYSELLPAVISLGTLQPAFGAVMGGLLAGTGLLMLIRHHASLGGIGVLAIWLQRNKGWRAGTVQMIADVLILGAALIWIAPWLVALSVLGALAVNLVIAINHRPGRYFGV; the protein is encoded by the coding sequence ATGCCCGCAACACCCCAATCGGCCCGCCACAACCTGCTCGAAGACGCCCAGGGCCTGCTCGCCGGGGCGTTGTTTGTTGCTTTGTCGGTAGTTTTTTTCAAACATGCCGGCCTGTTGATCGGCGGCACCGCGGGTTTGACCCTCTTGGTGCATTACGCCAGCGGACTGAACTTTGGCCTGGTGTATTTCTTGATCAACATCCCTTTCTATGTCTTCGCGGTACGCGCGATGGGCTGGGAATTCACCCTCAAAACTTTCTGCGCCGTGCTGTTGCTGTCGGTCTATAGCGAACTGCTGCCCGCGGTGATCAGCCTGGGCACGCTGCAGCCGGCCTTCGGCGCAGTCATGGGGGGCTTACTCGCCGGCACCGGTCTTTTGATGCTGATCCGCCACCATGCCAGCCTGGGCGGCATCGGCGTGCTGGCGATTTGGCTGCAGCGCAACAAGGGTTGGCGCGCCGGCACCGTACAGATGATCGCCGACGTGCTGATCCTAGGCGCTGCGTTGATCTGGATCGCACCCTGGCTGGTGGCCCTCTCGGTGCTGGGCGCGCTGGCGGTGAATCTGGTGATCGCCATCAATCACCGTCCCGGCCGTTACTTTGGGGTTTAG
- a CDS encoding DUF3999 domain-containing protein, which yields MIGNLARHCCALLGLLFAAGAQAEEINDYAYAAPVIIARPAPFQRIELPISVYRVLTHDDLSDLRVFNADGEVVPHALEPRILERSAPGTPVAVPLFMLGAAADSGRALNLRIETDERGAVVSLGQESTRARGPARAWLVDASQIGQRIRALELVVAEHGRQLSGRMRVEASKDLAQWRTLVASAPLVPLHTEEQELARLRIDWPATEARYLRLTWSGAPPEGARERIFEAARVEPVPAAVELPRTWLTLQAPLIRKLGDHDEYMFEIPLALPADRLRITPPQANSVVPVELFVRAHGDAPWQSLGRHQVFRLSETAYERHNPDLPLKPAAELMLRVDARGGGFGTGSPTVEVGWIAHNLVFAARGKPPFTLAYGRHQASNAAFAIDNLVPGYGQDASSALPIATATLGEAVTAGGPDRLRAPLDARRWMLWATLLIAVAVLGAMAWMLPRLKEPTA from the coding sequence ATGATTGGAAACCTGGCCCGCCATTGCTGCGCCCTACTCGGCCTGTTGTTCGCCGCGGGCGCACAGGCCGAGGAGATCAACGACTATGCCTACGCCGCGCCGGTAATCATTGCCCGCCCCGCGCCCTTCCAGCGCATCGAATTGCCGATCAGTGTGTATCGGGTGCTGACCCACGACGACCTGTCCGATCTGCGGGTATTCAACGCCGACGGCGAAGTCGTCCCCCATGCGCTGGAGCCGCGTATCCTGGAGCGCAGTGCGCCGGGCACGCCGGTGGCCGTACCATTGTTCATGCTCGGTGCAGCTGCCGACAGCGGCCGTGCCCTCAATCTGCGCATCGAAACCGACGAGCGCGGCGCGGTGGTCAGCCTGGGGCAGGAATCGACCCGCGCACGCGGCCCTGCCAGGGCCTGGCTGGTGGACGCCAGCCAGATCGGCCAGCGCATCCGCGCGCTGGAACTGGTGGTAGCCGAGCACGGGCGCCAGCTATCCGGGCGCATGCGGGTGGAAGCCAGCAAGGATCTGGCGCAATGGCGCACCCTGGTGGCCAGCGCACCGCTGGTGCCATTACATACCGAAGAGCAAGAGCTGGCCCGCCTACGTATCGACTGGCCTGCCACCGAGGCCCGCTATCTGCGCCTGACCTGGTCCGGCGCTCCTCCCGAAGGTGCGCGCGAGCGGATTTTTGAAGCCGCCCGGGTCGAACCGGTGCCCGCTGCGGTCGAGCTGCCGCGCACCTGGCTTACGCTGCAAGCGCCTTTAATCCGCAAACTCGGCGATCACGACGAATATATGTTCGAAATTCCGCTGGCGCTGCCTGCGGATCGCCTGCGGATCACGCCCCCACAGGCCAATAGCGTGGTGCCGGTGGAGCTATTTGTCCGTGCGCATGGCGACGCACCTTGGCAATCGCTGGGTCGCCACCAGGTCTTCCGCCTCAGCGAGACGGCGTACGAGCGGCATAATCCGGATCTGCCGCTCAAACCGGCCGCCGAGCTGATGCTGCGCGTCGACGCTCGGGGAGGCGGGTTTGGCACGGGTTCGCCCACAGTCGAAGTGGGCTGGATCGCTCACAACCTGGTGTTTGCCGCGCGCGGCAAGCCGCCATTTACCCTGGCCTATGGGCGACATCAGGCCAGCAATGCAGCATTTGCCATCGACAATCTTGTGCCGGGCTACGGACAGGACGCCTCGTCTGCGCTGCCAATCGCCACCGCCACGCTTGGCGAAGCGGTCACAGCCGGCGGCCCCGACCGGTTGCGCGCACCGCTCGATGCCCGGCGTTGGATGCTGTGGGCGACACTACTGATTGCAGTGGCGGTGCTCGGCGCCATGGCCTGGATGTTGCCGCGCCTAAAAGAACCCACGGCGTAA
- a CDS encoding DUF2339 domain-containing protein, with protein sequence MLVVKLFLLDLSNIGCIERVVSFLGVGLLMLVIGEFAPLPPRAAETAR encoded by the coding sequence ATGTTAGTGGTAAAACTCTTCCTGCTAGACCTGTCCAACATTGGCTGCATCGAACGGGTAGTGTCTTTTCTGGGCGTTGGCCTGCTGATGCTGGTGATCGGCGAGTTCGCCCCGCTTCCCCCGAGAGCAGCGGAGACCGCAAGATGA
- a CDS encoding patatin-like phospholipase family protein → MHRVLMRFMLIAALVVFSSHSVLAVAASAPQTDDVDEIRPGVALVLSGGGARGVAHLGVLKVLEALRVPVDCVVGTSMGAIVGGAYASGMTLEEMERRVRAADWVEMFQNALPRDRQPFREKQDAAGNRAAITLGWGAGGLLMPQSAIAGQQLDRFLTGLAGDAESLGSFDTLGLPYRAIATDLESGALVVLENGPLWRAMRASMAVPGVFLPIEHQGRLLVDGGLVMNLPVDVGRQLCGERIIAVNLGTPPMGRERLTSATEIVLQAINLALEQNVQQQLARLGAEDALIEVDLGDITSRDFDRVLETIALGEQAARAAAASLARFAVDEATFAAWQARRQLPLRRPAPVISAIEVEGARHVPAHGVLAGLRQRTGAALDAAALEEDLEKLYAQGDFERLRYRIERDGAYGRLKVEAIDKSWGPNYLRFGGGLAADLQGDGAVALFAGLSRRWINDWEGRLNVDLQIGTTNRLRAELFQPLGLKSRWFVAPVLQTGSRTVPVYQDGRKAADFHVRERSAGVDLGFEVGAWGELRIGWHRGREKSDIVSGAAVYPDQSVAQGKLRASAVLDRLDSPFFPRRGYSARLLGEWHRTRFGSDLDYRYLELDASWAASRGPHTLMLSLTAAGSPDRDLPSAGRYTLGGLFRLSGYRYGELAADRVVLMNVSYYRRIATLPEALGRGVYLGGTVELGQLRNDALAVDDPGSRNSMSLFMGADTVLGPFYVGAAYASQIGEPRYYLLFGQPY, encoded by the coding sequence ATGCACCGCGTCCTGATGCGCTTCATGCTCATTGCCGCGCTGGTGGTGTTTTCTTCGCACAGCGTCTTGGCTGTAGCGGCCAGCGCGCCTCAAACCGATGATGTGGACGAAATCCGCCCCGGTGTGGCGCTGGTTTTGTCCGGCGGGGGCGCGCGCGGGGTGGCGCACCTGGGCGTACTCAAAGTGCTGGAGGCGCTGCGCGTGCCGGTCGACTGCGTGGTGGGCACCAGCATGGGCGCGATCGTCGGCGGCGCCTACGCTTCCGGTATGACGTTGGAAGAAATGGAGCGCCGGGTGCGCGCTGCCGACTGGGTGGAGATGTTCCAAAATGCGCTGCCACGGGACCGCCAGCCCTTTCGCGAAAAACAGGATGCGGCCGGCAACCGTGCAGCCATTACTCTGGGCTGGGGCGCGGGCGGCTTGCTGATGCCGCAAAGCGCGATTGCCGGCCAGCAGTTGGACCGCTTTCTGACCGGCTTGGCGGGCGATGCCGAGTCGCTTGGCAGTTTTGACACGCTGGGCTTGCCCTACCGCGCCATTGCCACCGACCTTGAAAGCGGTGCCTTGGTGGTGCTTGAAAACGGACCGCTGTGGCGGGCGATGCGCGCCAGCATGGCGGTGCCTGGCGTATTTTTGCCGATAGAACATCAGGGGCGGCTGCTGGTCGATGGCGGCCTGGTGATGAATCTGCCGGTCGATGTGGGTCGCCAGCTCTGCGGCGAGCGGATCATCGCAGTCAATCTCGGTACCCCGCCGATGGGCCGCGAGCGGCTGACTTCGGCTACCGAGATCGTGTTGCAGGCAATCAACCTGGCGCTGGAACAAAACGTACAACAGCAACTGGCGCGGCTGGGTGCCGAAGACGCACTGATCGAAGTGGACCTGGGCGACATCACTTCGCGCGACTTTGACCGGGTACTGGAGACCATTGCGCTGGGCGAGCAGGCTGCGCGCGCTGCAGCCGCCTCACTTGCTCGCTTTGCGGTGGATGAAGCCACGTTTGCCGCGTGGCAGGCTCGTCGGCAATTGCCGCTGCGCCGTCCGGCGCCGGTGATTAGTGCCATCGAAGTGGAAGGGGCGCGTCATGTGCCGGCGCATGGCGTGCTGGCCGGCCTGCGCCAACGCACCGGCGCGGCCCTGGATGCGGCCGCGCTGGAGGAGGATCTGGAAAAGCTCTATGCGCAAGGCGATTTCGAACGGCTGCGCTACCGCATCGAGCGCGATGGCGCTTATGGCCGGCTGAAAGTGGAGGCCATCGACAAATCCTGGGGGCCCAACTATCTGCGCTTTGGTGGCGGCCTGGCGGCGGATTTGCAAGGCGATGGCGCCGTGGCGCTGTTTGCCGGGCTGTCGCGGCGTTGGATCAACGACTGGGAAGGACGGCTCAATGTCGACCTGCAAATCGGCACCACCAACCGCCTGCGCGCAGAGCTGTTTCAGCCGCTGGGTTTGAAGAGCCGGTGGTTCGTGGCTCCGGTGTTACAGACCGGCAGTCGTACCGTGCCGGTGTATCAGGATGGCCGCAAGGCGGCGGATTTTCATGTACGGGAGCGCAGCGCAGGGGTGGACCTGGGTTTTGAAGTTGGAGCATGGGGCGAGTTGCGCATTGGCTGGCATCGCGGACGTGAAAAGTCCGACATCGTCAGCGGCGCGGCGGTGTATCCAGATCAATCGGTGGCGCAAGGCAAGCTGCGCGCCAGCGCGGTGCTCGACCGCTTGGACAGCCCGTTCTTTCCGCGCCGTGGCTACAGCGCGCGTCTTTTGGGCGAGTGGCACCGCACGCGCTTTGGCAGCGACCTCGACTACCGCTATCTGGAGTTGGACGCGTCCTGGGCAGCTTCACGGGGGCCACACACCCTGATGCTGAGTCTTACCGCGGCCGGCAGTCCGGACCGCGATCTGCCCTCCGCAGGACGCTACACCTTGGGGGGGCTGTTTCGTCTGTCCGGTTACCGCTATGGCGAATTGGCTGCCGACCGGGTGGTGCTGATGAACGTCTCATACTATCGCCGCATTGCCACCCTGCCCGAGGCGCTCGGTCGCGGCGTGTATCTTGGCGGTACGGTGGAGTTGGGCCAGCTGCGCAACGACGCCCTGGCCGTCGATGATCCGGGCTCGCGCAATTCGATGTCGTTGTTTATGGGCGCCGATACGGTGCTTGGACCGTTCTACGTCGGCGCGGCTTATGCGTCGCAAATCGGCGAGCCGCGTTACTACCTGCTGTTTGGCCAGCCGTACTGA
- a CDS encoding acyl-CoA thioesterase: MQQQGCMAVVGTAVDSAQTLSKNTVDAATPTVMVDVVFPEQANHHGTLFGGAALSMMDKLAFLVATRATRRPMVTACSGQIDFHAPIAQGTLVELTGEVVRRGTRSVDVAVRVIAEDLASGERQDSLGGLFTLVAVGGERGRSNVVDWALPVHEGVGPVSSMVEMVFPGHTNHFGSLFGGQALAWLGKAALVAAARYARMPVVMAASERIDFHAPVLEGEIVDLAARVLKVGNSSMTVEVIMHAEELLTGQRRLCTRGRFTMVALGYDGRPVPVPQPACPRC, translated from the coding sequence ATGCAACAGCAAGGGTGCATGGCCGTCGTGGGGACGGCCGTTGACAGTGCTCAGACGTTGTCGAAAAACACGGTGGACGCGGCCACGCCGACCGTGATGGTCGATGTGGTCTTTCCCGAGCAGGCCAATCATCACGGCACCTTATTCGGCGGTGCGGCGCTATCCATGATGGATAAGCTTGCCTTCCTGGTCGCAACGCGGGCAACCCGTCGGCCGATGGTGACCGCTTGCAGCGGGCAGATCGATTTCCATGCGCCGATTGCGCAGGGGACACTGGTGGAGCTGACCGGCGAAGTGGTGCGGCGTGGTACTCGCTCGGTGGATGTGGCAGTGCGGGTGATCGCTGAAGACCTGGCAAGCGGTGAGCGTCAGGACAGCCTGGGCGGTTTGTTCACGCTGGTGGCGGTCGGCGGCGAACGGGGGCGGTCAAATGTCGTGGATTGGGCATTACCTGTGCACGAAGGGGTTGGCCCGGTTTCATCCATGGTGGAAATGGTGTTTCCGGGACACACCAACCACTTCGGCAGCTTGTTCGGCGGTCAGGCGTTGGCCTGGCTTGGCAAAGCCGCGCTGGTTGCCGCAGCGCGCTATGCGCGCATGCCGGTGGTCATGGCGGCCTCCGAGCGCATCGATTTTCATGCGCCGGTGCTCGAGGGCGAAATCGTCGATCTGGCAGCCAGGGTGCTCAAGGTAGGCAACAGCTCGATGACCGTGGAGGTGATCATGCATGCGGAAGAATTGCTCACCGGCCAGCGTCGTCTGTGCACCCGCGGCCGCTTTACGATGGTCGCACTCGGCTATGACGGCCGCCCGGTGCCGGTGCCACAGCCGGCCTGCCCGAGATGCTGA